One window of Metopolophium dirhodum isolate CAU chromosome 3, ASM1992520v1, whole genome shotgun sequence genomic DNA carries:
- the LOC132942116 gene encoding uncharacterized protein LOC132942116: protein MADMIKCCEHIDETDIDCNHLQLIGSSLDLAAQDSKNITLPYLNIYSYNRQGECDIRVNIISNSHEHVESTIVRKIVFDTSVTQGHHHNLKCEFPDEDHLNYCNLVNCHMKYSGYRGFFSTANKKCVQIPECQSKNNSDQAYIWSNNQCVDLNHTITQKDIQEVLYRINNNKSDEQFHTFDKMHSNQKIHCHNGYLNNYTDFCECDLGWENENNMNLDDFIPSTIPLQMCTVRQKISRNRMQSLKHATIPENCTFVELICSLFISCVIIINIMLLL from the exons CATCTTCAATTGATTGGAAGCAGCTTAGATTTGGCAGCACaagattcaaaaaatataacacttcCGTACCTGAATATT TATTCATACAATCGTCAAGGTGAATGTGATATTCgtgtcaatataatatctaacagTCATGAACATGTGGAATCTACAATCGTTCGAAAGATTGTTTTCGATACATCAGTAACACAAG gccaccatcataatttaaaatgtgaattccCTGATGAGgaccatttaaattattgtaatcttGTAAACTGTCATATGAAATATTCTGGATATCGAGGATTTTTTAGTAcagcaaataaaaaatgtgtacaaattCCGGAATgccaatctaaaaataatagtgatcaa gcctATATCTGGTCTAACAACCAATGTGTAGATCTAAATCACACCATTACACAAAAAGACATTCAAGAAGTATTGTATAGGATAAATAACAATAAGAGCGACGAACAGTTCCATACATTCGACAAAATGCATTCTAAccaa AAAATCCATTGTCACAATGGATATTTGAACAACTATACCGATTTTTGTGAATGTGATCTTGGATGggaaaatgaaaacaatatgaATTTGGATGATTTTATACCGTCAACTATACCATTACAAATGTGTACGGTTCGTCAGAAAATTTCTAGAAATCGCATGCAGAGTTTAAAACATGCTACAATACCAGAAAACTGTACATTCGTGGAACTT atttgttcattgttcattAGTTgtgtgattataataaatattatgttgctaCTATAA